The genomic region AAGACTTAATCAGGCAGAATCAAAGCGAAAATATTTCAAGTGAGACTCTTAACGAAATAAGGGAACTTGCGAAAAAATGCGGTCTATCGGAGGTGCTGTAACGTGCAAAATATGATATGGGATGAATTAAAATTTTTTCTCACGCGTTTAAAGTCTTTACATGTCAGCGAGTCAATTAATTTAGCTGATAAGGGCTTCTGCTTCTCTGTGGGCTGCGAGCTTGAAAACTGGGTTTACTGGCCTGATAAATTAGCTGGCAAAATAGCTGATGAAGTCATGAAATTTTTTAGCACTAGAGAGTCTTTCATGTGGCCGATATATGATGATGTTGACACGAAAATTTTAGATTCTGCCGGACTCTTTTATGCAGGTGATTTAATTGCAATGAGCCTTAATCCCGATAAAGCAATCACAAATAAAGTGAATCCCGATATTAAAATCGAACGCGTAATAAATAATTCTCGTGAATGGGCAGTAACGGCGGGAATATCTTTCGGCAGTCAAGAAAACGAGATAACGCAAAAATATTTTGACTTTGTAGACGCATTGAATCAAGACCGTGAAAATATCGCGCTTTATCTTGCAAAACTTGATGATAAACCTGCAGGAAATTTTTTATTTACGCGCAAAAACGGAGTATATTATTTCGGGACTCGTCCGGAATTTCGGCGCAAAGGTGTAGCAGCGTCAATGATGGCGGAAATTTGCAAATTATCTCATGGAAATATAATCACTCTTCAAGCTACTCCGATGGGATATAAATTTTATAAGTCGTTCGGATTTGATGAATTATTCGCGATAAAAACGTATTCGACCGAGAAAGAAATTTTTTGATGTTGCCGCCTCGCTCCCACCCGCCCACCCCGCTCGGCGGCAAAAAACAAGCGCAAACAAAATCCCCCGCCATTATTGACAGGGGACAAATTTTTTTGTTATTCAGCAATTGCACCTTCAGGGATAATAACGTTCTCAAGCTCTGACTCGTCGTCATCCTTCCAGATAATTGCGAGTCCTAATGAAGTCATTATTAACGCTACAATCGGATTAAGCCAGTTCATAAAACAATAAGGCAGATAATCAAGAGTCGCTACTCCTAATACTGAGCTGACATATACTCCGCAAGTGTTCCAAGGAACTAATACAGATGTCATTGTGCCGCTGTCCTCAAGTGAACGCGATAACATAACAGGTGCTAATTTTTTCCCGTTCTGCCATTTACGTTCATCAAATGCGCGTTTGAACATTCTTCCAGGAACTATAATCGATAAATATTGCTCGCTCAAAAATACATTTGCCATGAATGCCGACGCAAGCACAGAAGCTATCATTCCCGTTACTGTCTTTACGTGGCGCATAAGAGCATCAAGAATTACATCAAGAAATCCGCAGACTTCCATAATTCCGCCCAGAGACAAAGCTACAACTATTAAGCACACTGTTTCAAGCATTGAAGTCATGCCGCCTCGTGTAAATAATTGTGTGAGCAGTCCGCCGACTTTCGCGAAAATTTCAGGCGTTACCGTCAAAGCTGATGATGTGAAAGCGTTAAATTGTCCCGTTATAGCTGTCATTGCTTCGGGTGTAGCAGCTTCTGCAAATTTTGCTAAGTGTTCAGGCACATAACCGGAAAATAATACGTTCATTGTTTCAAATGGGGTCGAGCCTCTCACAAGCGATAATATAAGACTTCCAGTAATGCCCGCAACTATTCCGGGAATCGCAGGAATCTTCAACGCTGCCATCACAAGAATTATCATAGGCGGTATAAATGCCCAGAGAGAAATATTAAATTCTGCTTTCATCATGCTTTGAATTAATGCTATTCTCCCGCCGTCTGAACCCTGCGCTGAATCTCCCATCATAAAAGCTATTACAGCCGTTATTAATAGAGTCGGAACAGTTGTCCAAATCATCGCGCGGACATGATCAAATAATTCACTGCCTGCTACAGCCGGTGCAAGATTAGTCGTATCTGAAAGCGGAGAAATCTTATCGCCAAAATACGCGCCCGAAATTACAAATCCCGCAGTTATCGGCAAAGGAAGTCCAAGACCTGCGCTGATACCTATTAAAGCGACTCCGACCGTTGAACTTGTTGTCCAGCAGCAGCCCGTCGCAAGTGCAACAACAACACTGATTATTAACGTAGCTAAATAAAAATATCGCGGGGACATAACTTCGAGGCCGTAATAAATCATCGTGGCAACTACACCGCTTTGAATCCATGAACCGACAAGACAGCCTACAAGAATTAATATTACGATTGCTTGAATAGAAACTTGAATTGCTCCGGCCATACCCTTTTCGAGATCCTGCCACGAACGTTTTAAATATAATGCGCCAACTAAAGCAGCAAATATCGTAGCAAATAATAACGGAACTTGAGCAGGAAGACCGAGTCCGAAATGTGAACCTGATTCGAGTTCGATATCAACTACACCGAACGTAACTATAAGCGCGCTAATGCAAAGAACAATAATCGAAAGTAAAAGATTTGGACGACGACACAATACAACATTCCTCCTTAGGAAATATCAAAACGCGCAAATTTTATAGCATTCACGTAAAATTGCAAGAAGAAATTTTTAAAATTTTATAGATTTCAAGTATTCGGCCTGCTCCCTGATTGTCTGCGCAAAATCTGCCGTGCATTCAAAGCCTGTATCACGATAAAGCGCGTCTAAATCCGTGTATGAATAATCCATGTTTAAGCTGTCTTCATACTCGCCGAATCTTAATTCAGCGTCCTTATTGATGACATCTCTAATGTTGCAGACTATTTCGCGGAAAGTTCTTAAATTTCTGTGGCCGATATAATAATTTGACATGTTATGACCCTTTTCGCCGATTAAATATAACGCCCTCGCAATGTCGCTTATGTGAACTATGTCATATTTGTTATTGCCCTCGATTAACTTTGACGGCCTGCCCTCGTAGCAATTTTTTATCACGGTATTAATTAATTGCGGGGAATTGTTGCCAACTCCATAGGGCAAAGGAATTAACGCACTGCAATAATTTAATTTGTTCTGCCACGCAAGAGTCTTTGAAATCATATCTGCAGCGACTTTTACAGAGGCATAAATACAAGTTCCGCGCGGGATAAATCTTTCATTGTTCATGAATTGATTAATTTCTATCTCGTTGACGGTACCGGCGAAGACAAATTTTTTGCAGGCAATTTTTACAGCTGAACACAAAGCATCGCAGGCCGCCTTCGCATTAGTGAATTGCAGGGAATAATCTTTTAGCGCACTCGTAAAACCTCCCATCCAAGCCATATGATAAAAAACGTCAATGTCAGAGTCTTTTATCTGTCTGTCAAGTGAGTCATAAACTCTGAAATCTGCTGTAACGGGAATAAAATTTTTCCCGAAGTTCATTGACTCGAGTTTGGCTATGTCCGTGCCGATTCCGTAAACTATTATGTCATGATTGATTAATTCTCTGACTAAGTAAGAGCCGATAAAGCCCGTTGCACCGCTGACTATAACTTTTTTCATGATATAAACCTCGCTTTTAAGAAATTAGGATCCAGTCATCCGGCCAAAAATCTTTTCTGTTGGGGAACCATTCCGGACGAAGGACTATTTTATTTGGATTCTGATTCAGCCACGCACCCCAGAGACAAAATGTGCTGTTAGCTAGAATATTATATTTGCACTCGCTTATGACCTGCATATCAAAATATTGATTCTCACCGAGCGACCAGTCAATAAATTCAATATCAAGCCCCTTTTTGCTGTAATTATCTTTGCACCAGTCAATATCGTCGGAAGTGCAGAAAAATTTTGCGTTGGGGACTCTTTCCTGAATATAGCTGATTGCTTTAGAGTAATATTCTTCAGGAAGTACAGAGAGTGCACCGCCTATTTTCAAGTAATCGCCGCGCCTAAATGAAATGCTCACAGAATTAGTATTACGAATCTTGTCAATTATTTCTGCTGATTTGCCGGTTAGAGATTTCTTGAACGTAAATTCTTTGCGTAAAATATTTTCTATTTCTGCGGAGTATTTGAAGCTCTGCCAGTAACCTTGTAAAATGCCGTTATGAAGTTCTAAGATTTCCGGCTGAAAATGGCTTTGTTTGTCTCTATATATTTTCACGAGATTACTAATTTTGAGTCTGTTTGCTGCACTGATAAATAATTTTCTTAGCCGCGATATTTTCATGGTGCGTTCAGTTATATTAAATACGTCTGCAATCTCATATTTTCTAGCAGTTACAACGGGGCTGTCTTGATTATCGTAGAATGACAAATCCATATAGACATCACGTCCGCGCGCTAAAAGTGTTCGATAAAGTGCATAACCGTACATTTGATTACCTAAACTGCCCGTGATTTGAACTATAAGCATAAAAAATTTTTTCCTCCTGACCTACCAGTTTTTATAAATTCCTGCGTCCCTCTTTGCCTGCGCCTTTTTCGAAATATGAGTCCCAAGCACAATATTATTAAAGCCTTTTTTCTGTAATAACGCCTTCATGCGATTCAAAAACGGACAAGGCTGTCTATGTGCATTATCAGAACAAATACACGTCGCAAAATGTATAATTACGTCATTTTTCTCTATTCCTGCCTTCTTGAGTCTCATGCCAAAATTTTCGAGCTTAGGAGTTAATAAATTTCCGCAGCACCCTCCGCAAGTCATTGTCATATAACGCGTATCGGGCGAATAACCTTCAAATTTATTAATTCTCTCGTAAAAGTCGTTCATGCAGAGAAAGCCCGAACACCTTTTAACAACGTCTTCACATTGAATAATTACAAGCAGCATTCTTCACACCCTCCCGAATTTGCCCCATACATCATTGATAATTTCTGCGTTGATTCCGTTTTGTGAGATAATTTCTTGAGCGCGCGTTAAATCTTCTTCTCTCACGTCAATATAATAAACGTCTCTGTCAATTTTTCCGTTTGTGCCGAAATTTCGAGGATCTAATTTACTCCCGCACCCGCAGACACTTAGAGAATCAATCGCATAATGACCAGCCTTGACTCCTTTAATGCCGGAAGACTTGAGAACATCTTTAATTTTCTGCCATGTCGCTTTATCTTTCTTCTTGTAAATCGTAACTTTTTTTGCGAATAACAAAATTTTTGCGCCTCCTGACTCGTAATATTTAATGAGTATAGCAAATTATTCACGAAAAATAGGCTATAATTTATGAATCATAAAATTTGATTTAAACATTAGGGAGGTAAATTTTCTAAATGTGGCTATTTTTAGTATTCATCACTCTAGTATTTGGAGTCTTGGCCGGGCTTTATGCTTGGACAGTTTATCAGAAACTTTCAGAGAGTCCCGTTAATCATCCCAGAGTCGCTGAACTCTCAGAAATTATTCACAATGGCGCGATGGCATTTCTCAAGAAAGAATATACGTGGCTTGCTCCTTTTGTGGGAGTAGTTGCAATTTTGCTTGTCTCTGCACTTGGACTCGGCGCGGCGTTTGCGTTTGTTCTCGGAGCTTTGTGCAGTGCTACAGCAGGTTATATCGGGATGTATGTAGCGACTCAGGCGAACGGGAAAACTTCATACGCAGCATTAGAAGGAGTACAGGCAGCTAACCCCGTTGAACTCGGCAAAGACTCAGAGACTCCAGCAGCAGAAAATTCGAGTGCAGCAGGAAAAGCACTTGAAGTAGCATTCTCCGGCGGAAGTATTGTCGGAATGGTTGTAATTGGTCTTGGCCTTATTGGGTTATCAGTTGCTTATTTATTCCTGAATGATGTTACGGCGTTGACAGCTTTCGGAATGGGAGCAAGCTCAATCGCATTATTTGCGCGTGTAGGCGGAGGAATTTACACGAAGGCCGCTGATGTAGGAGCAGATCTCGTCGGAAAAGTTGAAGCAGGA from Synergistaceae bacterium harbors:
- a CDS encoding GNAT family N-acetyltransferase; the encoded protein is MQNMIWDELKFFLTRLKSLHVSESINLADKGFCFSVGCELENWVYWPDKLAGKIADEVMKFFSTRESFMWPIYDDVDTKILDSAGLFYAGDLIAMSLNPDKAITNKVNPDIKIERVINNSREWAVTAGISFGSQENEITQKYFDFVDALNQDRENIALYLAKLDDKPAGNFLFTRKNGVYYFGTRPEFRRKGVAASMMAEICKLSHGNIITLQATPMGYKFYKSFGFDELFAIKTYSTEKEIF
- the nhaC gene encoding Na+/H+ antiporter NhaC; protein product: MCRRPNLLLSIIVLCISALIVTFGVVDIELESGSHFGLGLPAQVPLLFATIFAALVGALYLKRSWQDLEKGMAGAIQVSIQAIVILILVGCLVGSWIQSGVVATMIYYGLEVMSPRYFYLATLIISVVVALATGCCWTTSSTVGVALIGISAGLGLPLPITAGFVISGAYFGDKISPLSDTTNLAPAVAGSELFDHVRAMIWTTVPTLLITAVIAFMMGDSAQGSDGGRIALIQSMMKAEFNISLWAFIPPMIILVMAALKIPAIPGIVAGITGSLILSLVRGSTPFETMNVLFSGYVPEHLAKFAEAATPEAMTAITGQFNAFTSSALTVTPEIFAKVGGLLTQLFTRGGMTSMLETVCLIVVALSLGGIMEVCGFLDVILDALMRHVKTVTGMIASVLASAFMANVFLSEQYLSIIVPGRMFKRAFDERKWQNGKKLAPVMLSRSLEDSGTMTSVLVPWNTCGVYVSSVLGVATLDYLPYCFMNWLNPIVALIMTSLGLAIIWKDDDESELENVIIPEGAIAE
- a CDS encoding NAD-dependent epimerase/dehydratase family protein, whose protein sequence is MKKVIVSGATGFIGSYLVRELINHDIIVYGIGTDIAKLESMNFGKNFIPVTADFRVYDSLDRQIKDSDIDVFYHMAWMGGFTSALKDYSLQFTNAKAACDALCSAVKIACKKFVFAGTVNEIEINQFMNNERFIPRGTCIYASVKVAADMISKTLAWQNKLNYCSALIPLPYGVGNNSPQLINTVIKNCYEGRPSKLIEGNNKYDIVHISDIARALYLIGEKGHNMSNYYIGHRNLRTFREIVCNIRDVINKDAELRFGEYEDSLNMDYSYTDLDALYRDTGFECTADFAQTIREQAEYLKSIKF
- a CDS encoding alpha-1,2-fucosyltransferase; its protein translation is MLIVQITGSLGNQMYGYALYRTLLARGRDVYMDLSFYDNQDSPVVTARKYEIADVFNITERTMKISRLRKLFISAANRLKISNLVKIYRDKQSHFQPEILELHNGILQGYWQSFKYSAEIENILRKEFTFKKSLTGKSAEIIDKIRNTNSVSISFRRGDYLKIGGALSVLPEEYYSKAISYIQERVPNAKFFCTSDDIDWCKDNYSKKGLDIEFIDWSLGENQYFDMQVISECKYNILANSTFCLWGAWLNQNPNKIVLRPEWFPNRKDFWPDDWILIS
- a CDS encoding CGGC domain-containing protein gives rise to the protein MLLVIIQCEDVVKRCSGFLCMNDFYERINKFEGYSPDTRYMTMTCGGCCGNLLTPKLENFGMRLKKAGIEKNDVIIHFATCICSDNAHRQPCPFLNRMKALLQKKGFNNIVLGTHISKKAQAKRDAGIYKNW